The DNA region AAACTTTTGCTCGAAATAAGGGTAATACCGGGTATCACTCTCTCAGTTCTTTCTCACTTCCGTCATCATCCGATGGCGGTTCTGAACAGCCGAAGTTGGTAGTCGACGGAGGCCCAAACAATAGGAGGCACTTAACATGCTCGCCTTTGTAATCGGTGCGTTTCTGGTGCTCGGACTTCTTGAGATGGTCCGGGTCGCCTATAAAGCGTAACCACTAAATAAATAAGCAAGTAATACACGCCCCGGCCGGGTTTTCCTGGCCGGGGTTTTACTTTTTGGGGGTGTGGAAAGCGGGAGGCGGGCGGAGATGGCGGATTTGAATGTGGAAATCAGGAAGGCGGGAAACGGAGGGGATGAGGAGATCGAACGTGATCAGAGGGGAGGCGGAGGCGCTTTGGGTGAATTCACGCAGGGCGTCAGCTCGTGTGAGGCCTTCTGGGATTTGACGCGCAACGGCCTCACACGAGGTGAGGCCCTACACCGGAGGGTTTTCGCGGTGGACGACACGGAGGTCGTTCCTCCAAGGGGAACGGAAGGGACTCGGATGCCGACGGAGAGGTCGGCACTCCCGGGGTTACGAGCGGGTCTTGCGGCGGAACTGGTCGAGGGTGACGGCGGCGATGATGATGACGCCGGTGACGATTTCCTGGATCCAGTTGGAGAGGCCGAGTTTGTTACAGCCGTTGTTCACGACGGTCATGATGAGCGCGCCGATGATGGTGCCGAGGATCGTGCCGGAGCCGCCCGCGAGGCTGGCGCCGCCGATGACGACGGCGGCGATGATGTTGAGCTCGAGGCCGACGGCGGTGGTGGGGTCGCCGCCGGTGAGGTAGGCGAATTGGAGCAGGCCGGAGAGTCCGGCGAAGGCGCCGCCGGCGATGTAGATGTAGAGCTTGGTGCGTTCGACGCGGATGCCGCAGAGGCGGGCGGTGGCTTCGCTGGAGCCGATGGCGAAGATGTGGCGGCCGAATTTCGTGTATCGGAGCATCAACGACGCGAGGACGGCGAGACCGAGCATGAGCCAGACGCCGGAGGGCAGGCCGTTGGGGCGGAGCTGCATGAGGCTGTTGATCCAGGTTTCGTCGGGCGGGTAGACGGGCTGCTCGTCGGCGAGGCCTTTGGCGGCGCCGCGAAGAACGAGCATCATGCCGAGGGTGACGATGAAGGGCATGAGCTTGAGGCGCGTGATGAGCGTGCTCGTGACGAGTCCGGCGAGGGCGCCGACGCCGACTCCGGCCATGGCAGCGGCGAGCGGGGGCCAGCCTTCCTGGAGGAGGAGGGCGATGACAACAGAGGAGAGCGCGATGAGAGAGCCGAAGGAGAGATCAACGCCGCCGGAGATGATGATCATCGTCATGCCGATCGCGCCGACGCCGATGACGGCGGTTTGCTGGAGCATGATCGAGGTGTTGCTCCACGAGACGAAGTGCTCGAAGGCGAGCGAGGCGAAGAGCGTGTAGACCGCGACGAGGCCGAGGAACGGGCCGGCTTTGATGAGCCAGCGGCGCAGGTCGAAGGAGGAAGGGGAATCAGCGGACATTGAAGAAAGGTTAGCTGCGGCCGGTGGCTTCGAGCATGATTTGGTGGGCGTCGGTTTGGGCGACGGGTCTGGCTTCGCCTAACACGCCGCGGCACATGACGGCGATGCGGTCGCAGATGCCGAGGAGCTCGGGGAGGTAACTGCTGACGACGAGGACGGCTTTGCCGGCGCACGCGAGTTCGTCGATCTGGCGGTAAATGGTGGCCTTGGCTCCGATGTCGATGCCGCGCGTGGGTTCGTCGAGGAGGAGGACATCGACGTCGTGGTGGAGGAGGCGGCCGATGGCGATTTTTTGCTGGTTGCCGCCGGAGAGCGCGCCGGCGGGCTGGTTGGGCGACTGGCACTTGATGCCGAGTTTTTCTATCCAACGGCGGGCGTCTTCGGCGAGGCGCGCGGGATTCACGAAGGTGTTGAGACGCGTGAGCGTCATGTTGTCGGCGATGGAAAGATCGAGGGCGAGGCCTTCGAGTTTCCGGTCTTCGCTGACGAGGCCGATGCTTTGTTTCCAACGTTCGTCGGGGGTGGCGCGGCCGATGTAGGTGCCGACGCGGATTTCGCCGGAGCGGACTTTATCGAGGCCGAAGACGAGACGGAGGAGTTCGGTGCGGCCGGCGCCGATGAGGCCGGCGATGCCGAGGACTTCGCCGGCGCGGAGTTCGAGCGAGGCGCTGGAAGGCTTCGAGGAGCCGGCGATGTTTTCGAGCGAGATGATGACGTCGCCGGTGGTGCGGAGCGTGCGCGGGTAGAGCTCGTGAACGTCGCGGCCTACCATCATGGCGACGATTTCGTTGTCGGTGATTTCGGAGACGCGGGCTTCGCCGACGCTGCGGCCGT from Nibricoccus aquaticus includes:
- a CDS encoding ABC transporter permease; the protein is MSADSPSSFDLRRWLIKAGPFLGLVAVYTLFASLAFEHFVSWSNTSIMLQQTAVIGVGAIGMTMIIISGGVDLSFGSLIALSSVVIALLLQEGWPPLAAAMAGVGVGALAGLVTSTLITRLKLMPFIVTLGMMLVLRGAAKGLADEQPVYPPDETWINSLMQLRPNGLPSGVWLMLGLAVLASLMLRYTKFGRHIFAIGSSEATARLCGIRVERTKLYIYIAGGAFAGLSGLLQFAYLTGGDPTTAVGLELNIIAAVVIGGASLAGGSGTILGTIIGALIMTVVNNGCNKLGLSNWIQEIVTGVIIIAAVTLDQFRRKTRS
- a CDS encoding sugar ABC transporter ATP-binding protein, which translates into the protein MPSVPAASSTPDLLRMEGVEKNFGPTRALAGVSLTARAGEVLALVGENGAGKSTLMKVLSGVHTPDAGTLTLDGKPFHPRTPLDSREAGIAMIYQELALAPHLSVAENIVLGIEPGRGGFMNWRETRTLARKALTTVGLDHISTETTVSELPPAERQLIEIGRAVVVGARILVLDEPTSSLTQKDIERLFALIRQLKAQGLAIIYISHFLEEVRAVCDRITVLRDGRSVGEARVSEITDNEIVAMMVGRDVHELYPRTLRTTGDVIISLENIAGSSKPSSASLELRAGEVLGIAGLIGAGRTELLRLVFGLDKVRSGEIRVGTYIGRATPDERWKQSIGLVSEDRKLEGLALDLSIADNMTLTRLNTFVNPARLAEDARRWIEKLGIKCQSPNQPAGALSGGNQQKIAIGRLLHHDVDVLLLDEPTRGIDIGAKATIYRQIDELACAGKAVLVVSSYLPELLGICDRIAVMCRGVLGEARPVAQTDAHQIMLEATGRS